Part of the Halogeometricum rufum genome, GGTGGCGACGGCGTCGAGGGCGTCGTCCTCGGTGCGACCGAAGCCGACGGCGGTGAGCCAGGTCGCCTCGTCGGCGTCGCCGACGTGGAGGCCGAACCCGAGGTCGACGTGGCCCGACAGTTCCTCGTTCGAGTCGATGTAGCCGTCGTTCTCGCCGTAGATGTCGTGCCACGCGCTCTTGTCGTCGCCCTCGGTCTCACCGAGGCGACCGATTCGGCGGCCGTCGAAGACGCGCTGACCGGTCTCGGGCCGGTAGAGCCCGACGGCGAAGTAGCGCTCCCCGTCGTGCGAGACGAGGCACTCGTACTCGCCGTCGTCTCCCGCGACGGTGGCGACGTGCGCCTCGTCGCCGTCGTCGGCTTCCTCCGCCGCGGTGATGGAGGAGTTGAGGACGGAGAACAGCGTTCGCTCGCCCGCCGCGCCGAACTCGGCGCGGTTCCGCAGCAGGAGTGCGGGTTCGTCGGCGCTGACGAGGAGGTCCTGCCGGAGTGTCGCCGCCGTGCCGTCGGCGAACTCGAACTCGTTCTCGACGTGCACCTCCGGGACGCGCGGCGACTCGTACGTCACGTCGCTCTCGACGGCGTCGTTGCGCACGTCCAGCGTCTGCTCTCTGTCCGCGTCCCACAGGAGGGTGTGGAAGTCGCCGAACTGTTCGACGTCCGCGCGGAACGCGGAGGTGTCCTCGACGACGGCGCCGTGCCAGTCCTCGCCGGCGGCGTGCGAGGGGTACTGGTTCACCGTGGATAGCACGTAGCCGCCGTTCTCGTCCGGCGCGCTACAGATAGCGTCTTTGTCACTCGGCGGGTGTCGCCCGTCCATAGGTTTCGTATCCGAAACGGTCGGCCGCCTTGGTTAGGTGCCTTACGGCCGAGTCGGGGGTGGAGTTTACACCGCGGTCACATCGAGTCCCAGGCCGCCGCCGCGCGTTCGACGCCCGCGACTTTCACCAGCCACCGGGCGGAGATAGCCTTCTTCAGCACCTCCGCGGGCCGACCGCTGAACGTGTTCACGGGCGACCCGACGACGCCGTGAGCGACGGCGTCGTCGCCGACGGAGACGAGCGTTCCCTTGTTGATGTACGACCAGTGGACCGGTTCCTCGCCGGCGATGGTCCGCGCGACGTTCTGCCCGACGTGCTTTCCTTCCTCCATGGCCGCCTCCGCCGTCGGCGGCGGCGAGGAGTCCGCGTCCGGGTGGACCACCTGCTCCCACAGGTCGTGTTCGGAGGGTGGGCCGCCGTCGGCGTCCTGGTCGACGAGTGCCGCGTCACCGATGGCGAACACCCGGTCGTCGCTCGTCTTGAACGTCGAGTCCGCGTACGCGCGGTTGTGGTCCGTCTCGACGTCCACCTCGGACATCGAGTCCTGACCGGTGACGCCGCCCGCCCAGACGAGGACGTCGTAGTCGAGGCTGTCGCCGCCGTCGAACTGGATGGCGTCCTCGTCGACTTCGGAGATGGCCCTCCCGGTGTCTATCTCCACGTCGTGACGCTCCAGTTCGTTCTGGATGGCGCCCTGGAACTCGTGGTCGTGCCCGGGGAAAATCTCGTCGCTCTGTTCGACGAGGTGCACCTCCACGTGCGAGTCCGTCCAGTCGCGGAGGGCGGCGACTTCGCCCGCCGTCTGGATACCCGTCAGGCCCGCGCCGCCGACGACGACCCGAGCGGAGTCGGTTCGCGAGGCGTCGGTGGCGGCGGCTTTTATCGACTCGTGGATGCTCAGAGCGTCGCCGAGGCTCTCGACGGTGTGAGCGTGGTCCTCCAGTCCGTCGATGCCGTAGAAGACGGTCTGACTCCCGAGGCAGACGACGCAGTAGTCGTAGTCGAGGTCCGACTCGTCTTCGAGTCGGACGGTCCGGTCGTCCACGTCGACGTCGGTGACGCGTCCCTGCACGAACTCCGTCTCCTCGTCGGCTATCTCGTCGACGTCGACGGTCACGTGGTCGCGGACCGAGGGGTCGCGGATGCAGCGGTGGACCTCGTGGAGGACCAGGTGGTAGGGGTCCTCGGAGACCCACGTGAGGTCCGCGTCCTCGTCCAGTTCGTCTTCGAGACTCCGAACGGCCGCACACCCGGCGTATCCCGAGCCGAGGACGACGACTCGCGTCATTGTTACAGTCATCGGGTGAACGAATGGAAGTGGCTTAAGCGCGGTGGCGACGGGGAGAGGACGCCGCCGTATCGTGCGACGCCGGCCGACCGAACTTTCCGGGGAGACGGCGAACGACGACGCATGGCACCGGAGATTACGCGCATCGAGACGACGGAGTTCAGCTATCCGCTCACGGACGTCGGCACGGACGGCGGGTACAACCTCGCCTACGACCCGGGAGCGACGACCGAACGGCGGTTGTTCGCCATCGAGGTGCTCACCGACGAGGGCGTGACGGGCGAGTTCGTCGGGGGCAACTCCCCCGCGTTCGCGCAGATACACGAGGTGGCCGACCACCTCGTCGGGGCGAACCCGCTTCGCCGCGAACGGCACTGGAGCGAGATCAAGCGCGCCCTCCGGAAGTACGACCGGATGGGCATCGGCCCCCTCGACATCGCCCTGTGGGACCTCGCGGGCGAGTACTACGACGCGCCCATCCACGAACTCCTCGGGACGTACCGGGAGCGTCTGCCCGCGTACGCCTCCACCTACCACGCCGACGACGAGGGGGGCCTCGACTCCCCCGAGGCGTACGCCGACTTCGCCGAGGAGTGTCTGGAGATGGGCTACGGCGGCTTCAAGATTCACGGCTGGGGCGGCAGCGACGACAGGCGGAACGTCGGACGGGAGGTCGAGACGGTCCACGCCGTCGGCGAACGCGTCGGCGACGAGATGGACCTCATGATAGACCCGGCCTGCGAGTACGAGACGTTCGCCGACGCCCTCCGCGTGGGGCGCGCCTGCGACGAACAGAACTACTTCTGGTACGAGGACCCCTACCGCGACGGGGGCATCTCCCAGCACGCCCACCGAAAGCTCTGCGAGAAGATACGGACCCCCCTCCTGCAGACCGAACACGTCCGCGGACTCGAATCGCACACGGACTTCATCGACAACGACGCGACGGACTTCGTCCGCGCGGACCCCGAGTACGACGCGGGCATCACGGGCGCGATGAAGATAGCCCACGTCGCCGAGGGGCACGGACTCGACGTGGAGGTTCACTCGCCCGGTCCCGCCCAGCGACACTGCATCGCGGCCATGCGGAACGCCAACTACTACGAGATGGCCCTCGTCCACCCCGACTGCGGCAACACCGAACCACCGGTCTACGAGGGCGACTACGCCGACGAACTGGACTCCATCGACGACGACGGAACCGTCCCCGTCCCCGACGGCCCGGGACTGGGCGTCGACTACGACTGGGAGTTCATCGAAGACCACGCCGAGGGCGGCCGGACGTACGAGTAGCGACGGCCGACCCGGACCCGCGTGAACGGCGAGTTCTTTTTTCACGGATGCTATCGAAGGAAGCAACGACATGGTTCACTCGACGTGGAGCGACTGGTTCGTCACCGAGGAGATAGAGGCGTCCGAACCCGACGGCCTGTCCGTCTGGTACCTCGGCGGCAACGGGTTCGTCTTCCGCACCGCGGAGACGACGCTGTACCTCGACCCGTACTTCGGCGACGGGTCGCCGCCGCGGACGATTCGGATGGTCCCGGTGCCGATGGACCCGAGTGCGGCGGCGTTGTGCGACGCCGTCCTCGTCACCCACGAGCACATCGACCACGTGCACCCGCCGTCGTACGGCCCACTCGTCGAGGAACTCGACGCCGACGTGTACGCGCCGGAGGCGTCGTACGAGAACCCCGCGTACGACGGTGACTTGCGCGTCCCCGAGGGACAGAAGAACGTCGTCGCGGCCGGCGACGAACTCTCGTTCGGCGACGTGGACGTCCACGTCCGCGGCGCGAACGACCCCGACGCGGAGGAACCCGTGACGTTCGTCGTCGAACACGGCGACGAGACGTTCTTCGCGGCCGGCGACTCCAGACCGGCCGAGACGTTCGAGGCAATCGGCAACGAGTTCGACCTGGACGTGGGCGTGTTCGCCTACGGGACGGTCGGCAACATCGTCCACACCGAGGACGGCGGCGAGACGTATCCGACGGAGTGGTACAACGACGGCGAGCAGATAGCCGAGGCGGCGAACGCCCTCGAACTGGACCGCCTGCTCCCCACTCACTGGGACCTCTGGCGCGGCGTCGGCCACGACCCGAAGTCCCTGCACGAACATCTCGCGTCCTACGAGTACCCCCGAACGCTGGAAGTCGTCCGCGTCGGCGACCGTATCGACGTGGGGAAACCGGGCGTCGTCCGGCCGAAGGACCTCCGCGAGGGCGAGTGAACGCGTCTCGGTTCTGACGCAGTCCGAGCGGGGGTCTCACCGCTCTTCGACGCGGAGGTCGAGCGTCTCGCAGAGCGACTCTATCTCACGCCGTATCTTCCGGGCTTCGTCCGCTTCGGCCCCCACGTCACTGCGCGCGAGTCCGCCCTTCCCACCGCCGACGACGACGGTTACCTCGCACGTCGTCTCCTCGACCAGGTCGAAGATCGTCGTCGCCTGCACCGAGTCGAGCGTCCGATAGTAGAGGCGTTCGGTGACGATGACGGCGAAGTCCTCGCCCGCGTAGTCCTCGCGGTGGTCCCGTGCCACGTCGGCCAGTGCGCTCGGCGTCTCGCTGGCGCGTTCGCCGCGGACCGTGAGTTCGACTCGCTCCATCGTCGGAACCACGAGACGCACGTCCGTTATCGCTATCGGTTCGGTGAACCGCCTCCGTCGTCGGTATTCGGACCCCCGGCCGGTTCGCTCCGACGGAGGAACTCGAAACCGCGTCCTCGACGAGGGTGACGGCGAGTAGACTTAACAGCCAGACGGTCGCAGGGCCGACCATGGGAACCGCGAGTTTCGACTTCGGCGACGAGACGGTCATCGTCACCGGCGGGAGCGCCGGTATCGGTCGCGCCATCGCGCTCCGATTCGGCGAGGCGGGCGCGACGGTGGTGAACGCCGACATCCAAGAGAACCCGAAGATGGAGGGCGAGGACACGCCGACCCACGAGGTGATTCGCGAGGACGGCGGCACCGCCGAGTACGTCGAGACGGACGTGTCTGACCCGGCCCAACTGGAGTCCGTCGTGGAGGCCGCCCGCGAGTTCGGCGGCGTCGACGTGATGGTGAACAACGCCGCCCAGCAGCACAGCGAGGCGTTCCTCGACGTCGAACAGGCGGACTTCGACGAACTGATGGCGACGAACGTCCGCGGCTACTACTTCGGCACGCAGGCGGCCGCGCGGGACATGGTCGACCGAGACGACCCCGGTTGTATCGTCAACACGGCGTCGATCAGTTCGGAGGTGGCCCAGTACGACCAGGTGCAGTACGACGCGACGAAGGGCGCGATAAAGATGGTGACGCGCGGGACGGCGCTGGAACTCTCCGACCACGACATCCGGGTCAACGCCATCGCCCCCGGTCAGATAGCCACGGAGTTCACCGAGGGCTGGAGTAAACAGGCGCAGGACGCCGCGGGCGACGAGGAGGGCGGGTTCATCAAGCCCATTCCGCTGGGACGCGCGGGTCACCCCGAAGACTGTGCGGGAGCGACGCTCTTTCTCGCCAGCGAGGACGCCGCCTACGTCACGGGCGAACTCGTGTACGTGGACGGCGGGTGGACCGCCATCTGAGGCGACCGGCGAGACGAGCGACCCGCCCGCCGGACGGCCGCGCGGAACGACTCGCGTGTCAGCCGCCCGTCTCCGCGACCGGCGGGTCGCGCGGCGTCTCGCGGGTGGTCGCCCCCAGACTCGGTCCCTTCCAGACCGTCACCGCGATAGCGGCGACTGCGACGACGGCCGCGAGCAACGCGTACCCGGTCGTCGCGACGGCGCCCGCCGCCCCGCCGACGGGGTAGAAGTTGACGACTGCGTTGCCGCCGGCGTGGAGCAGCATCGCCGGCAGGACGCTCCCCCGACTCACGTTCGTCAGCCACGTCAGGACGACGGACATCGCCACCACCTGCGGGAGATACAGCCACGGGGCGATGTCGTTCTGAATCGCGCCGGGGAGGACGAACAGCGGTGCGTGCCACGCGGCCCAGACGACGCCGACGACGAGTGCCGCGCGGAGCGAACTGTGCTCCTCCTGCAACCGAGGGAGCAGGTAGCCACGCCAGCCCGGTTCCTCCTGTCCACCGCCGAACAGGAGTACGAGTGCGAGGATGATGGGGTACTCCAGCGGAGACGGGAGCGACTCGGGCGTCAGCGTCCCACCGAGGACGCCCCAGTGCGTCAGTCCCGCCAGTCCGAGGGCGACTACCGGCAGTCCGAGCGCAACGGCGTAGTAGCGGGGCGCGACGCGGAACCGGAAGACCCGTCCGAGCCACGCCCGGACGCTCTCGCCGGAGAGTGCGGTCAGGAGCGTCGCGGCGAAGAACGGGCCGAACCCACCGAGGACGAACGCGACGGTCCGGAGCGTCGGGCGACCGGGGAGGGCCGACCACACGAGCCAGCAGGTCCACGAGAGCGCGTACGTGACCGCCGAGAAGACGGCGAGCGGGTGACGGTCGAGGAGCGAACGGCGGGCCATAGCGGAGTGATGCGGGCGCTCCGCAAAGAACTACCCACCGTTCGCAACGGATAGGAGCGCGAGCGACAGTTATGCCGCCATCGAGCGTACTGCCGAGAGAGAGGCTATGGACGACGCATCACGACCGGAACCGGACGCGGCGGCGTTCCCGGCAGACGCCGACGCCGAGACGCGAGCGGAGTTCCTCCTCCGATACGCGGTTCTCGCCCCGTCGAGTCACAACTCCCAGCCGTGGCTGTTCGGCGTCGAAGACGACGAGATACGGGTGTACGCGGACGAGTCGAGACAGCTCACCGTCGCCGACCCGGACGGCAGGGAACTGTACGTCAGCGTCGGCTGTGCGCTCGAAAATCTCCTGGTCGCCGCCGAGCGGTTCGGCGTCGGTTGCACCGTCGAGTACGTGGCGGACGACGACAGGCCGGAGAGCGGACCCGATGCCGCACGACACGTCGCGACGGTTCGACTCGACCGGGAGTCGGCCGTTGCGACCGACCGGGAGTCGACCCCGGCGACCGGTCGGGCAGCCGCGCTGTTCGACGCCATCGCCGACCGTCGGACGAACCACCGACCGTTCCGGTCGGAGTCCGTCCCTGAATCGCTTCTGGAACGGGTCGAGGCGGACGCGGCGTCGGTGGGCGTCGGACTCGAACTCGTCACCGACCCGGCACGGAGAGAGCGAATAGCGGCGCTCCAGACCCGAGCGGACGAGCGACAGTTCGACGACCCGAGCTACCGCGCGGAGTTGGGGCGCTGGATCGGAGACGGGTCGCTCGGGGCGGGGTGGCTCGCGGCGCGCGTCGGCCAACTCGCGGTCAGGCACCTCGATATGGGGGCGCGGGAGGGAAAGAAGAACTCGAAACTCGTGACCAGCGCACCCGTCGTCGCCGTCCTCACTGCCGACAAAGACACCGTCGAGTCGCGTCTCAGAGTCGGGCGGGCGTTCGAGCGCGCGGCGCTGACCGCGACGAGCGAGGGACTCGCGGTGCATCCGATGAGTCAGATTCTGGAGGTCGAGGAGCTGCGCGCGGAGCTTTCGGAACTGCTCGGCCTCGGCGAGTCCGAACCCGTCCACCTGTTCCGCCTCGGCTACGCCGACCCAGACGCGACCCGGACGCCCCGGCGGCCCGTCGAAGACGTCCTCGTCTGAGCGTCTGCGACCGCCTCGGAAAGCGAACGCGGCGAGTCGGTCGAAACCGACCCGGGGCGTCCGTGTTATCGAGCGGGTGCA contains:
- a CDS encoding NAD(P)/FAD-dependent oxidoreductase, with protein sequence MTRVVVLGSGYAGCAAVRSLEDELDEDADLTWVSEDPYHLVLHEVHRCIRDPSVRDHVTVDVDEIADEETEFVQGRVTDVDVDDRTVRLEDESDLDYDYCVVCLGSQTVFYGIDGLEDHAHTVESLGDALSIHESIKAAATDASRTDSARVVVGGAGLTGIQTAGEVAALRDWTDSHVEVHLVEQSDEIFPGHDHEFQGAIQNELERHDVEIDTGRAISEVDEDAIQFDGGDSLDYDVLVWAGGVTGQDSMSEVDVETDHNRAYADSTFKTSDDRVFAIGDAALVDQDADGGPPSEHDLWEQVVHPDADSSPPPTAEAAMEEGKHVGQNVARTIAGEEPVHWSYINKGTLVSVGDDAVAHGVVGSPVNTFSGRPAEVLKKAISARWLVKVAGVERAAAAWDSM
- a CDS encoding MBL fold metallo-hydrolase; translated protein: MVHSTWSDWFVTEEIEASEPDGLSVWYLGGNGFVFRTAETTLYLDPYFGDGSPPRTIRMVPVPMDPSAAALCDAVLVTHEHIDHVHPPSYGPLVEELDADVYAPEASYENPAYDGDLRVPEGQKNVVAAGDELSFGDVDVHVRGANDPDAEEPVTFVVEHGDETFFAAGDSRPAETFEAIGNEFDLDVGVFAYGTVGNIVHTEDGGETYPTEWYNDGEQIAEAANALELDRLLPTHWDLWRGVGHDPKSLHEHLASYEYPRTLEVVRVGDRIDVGKPGVVRPKDLREGE
- a CDS encoding Acg family FMN-binding oxidoreductase; amino-acid sequence: MDDASRPEPDAAAFPADADAETRAEFLLRYAVLAPSSHNSQPWLFGVEDDEIRVYADESRQLTVADPDGRELYVSVGCALENLLVAAERFGVGCTVEYVADDDRPESGPDAARHVATVRLDRESAVATDRESTPATGRAAALFDAIADRRTNHRPFRSESVPESLLERVEADAASVGVGLELVTDPARRERIAALQTRADERQFDDPSYRAELGRWIGDGSLGAGWLAARVGQLAVRHLDMGAREGKKNSKLVTSAPVVAVLTADKDTVESRLRVGRAFERAALTATSEGLAVHPMSQILEVEELRAELSELLGLGESEPVHLFRLGYADPDATRTPRRPVEDVLV
- a CDS encoding CPBP family intramembrane glutamic endopeptidase, whose translation is MARRSLLDRHPLAVFSAVTYALSWTCWLVWSALPGRPTLRTVAFVLGGFGPFFAATLLTALSGESVRAWLGRVFRFRVAPRYYAVALGLPVVALGLAGLTHWGVLGGTLTPESLPSPLEYPIILALVLLFGGGQEEPGWRGYLLPRLQEEHSSLRAALVVGVVWAAWHAPLFVLPGAIQNDIAPWLYLPQVVAMSVVLTWLTNVSRGSVLPAMLLHAGGNAVVNFYPVGGAAGAVATTGYALLAAVVAVAAIAVTVWKGPSLGATTRETPRDPPVAETGG
- a CDS encoding enolase C-terminal domain-like protein; this translates as MAPEITRIETTEFSYPLTDVGTDGGYNLAYDPGATTERRLFAIEVLTDEGVTGEFVGGNSPAFAQIHEVADHLVGANPLRRERHWSEIKRALRKYDRMGIGPLDIALWDLAGEYYDAPIHELLGTYRERLPAYASTYHADDEGGLDSPEAYADFAEECLEMGYGGFKIHGWGGSDDRRNVGREVETVHAVGERVGDEMDLMIDPACEYETFADALRVGRACDEQNYFWYEDPYRDGGISQHAHRKLCEKIRTPLLQTEHVRGLESHTDFIDNDATDFVRADPEYDAGITGAMKIAHVAEGHGLDVEVHSPGPAQRHCIAAMRNANYYEMALVHPDCGNTEPPVYEGDYADELDSIDDDGTVPVPDGPGLGVDYDWEFIEDHAEGGRTYE
- a CDS encoding SDR family NAD(P)-dependent oxidoreductase: MGTASFDFGDETVIVTGGSAGIGRAIALRFGEAGATVVNADIQENPKMEGEDTPTHEVIREDGGTAEYVETDVSDPAQLESVVEAAREFGGVDVMVNNAAQQHSEAFLDVEQADFDELMATNVRGYYFGTQAAARDMVDRDDPGCIVNTASISSEVAQYDQVQYDATKGAIKMVTRGTALELSDHDIRVNAIAPGQIATEFTEGWSKQAQDAAGDEEGGFIKPIPLGRAGHPEDCAGATLFLASEDAAYVTGELVYVDGGWTAI